A single window of Vigna unguiculata cultivar IT97K-499-35 chromosome 1, ASM411807v1, whole genome shotgun sequence DNA harbors:
- the LOC114193783 gene encoding transcription factor MYB33-like isoform X1: protein MGQMTHEIDDNVHGQDQTGSQLNDDGNGGGVVLKKGPWTAAEDVILVDYVNKHGEGNWNAVQKYSGLSRCGKSCRLRWANHLRPNLKKGAFTAEEEQMIAELHAKMGNKWARMAAHLPGRTDNEIKNYWNTRMKRRQRAGLPLYPPEVVLQAFQDKKHGQSTAEISEGDGGHQDFMEKNNYEIHDAIYDSLKETQGILPFVPELPDISANSILTNVLGSPPYCNFLPSTLPNHDHLHESSVSLLGSSELNTNGFYPFDHFKDNTSDKFAESFGLHSPLDHGASSYGSICYSHSLSNDNYSTSKLASEAMKSELPSLQYPETEFGSWGTSPPPPLNDSTDIFIHSPQPPYALDSGSSSSLSRCFLNEFLCQQAKTLGYSKNNWPESSNSSVATPVDRAESSALNVYETEWEDYADPVSPFGATSILNEHPVVGTNGKPWDGWEPFQTFSENSAGNNEKLQSVDQVLAPKNENQSMSLLNLTWPDVLLASDWHELYSEHNGMNQADMIDASDNFTRQ from the exons ATGGGTCAAATGACACATGAGATTGATGACAATGTGCATGGTCAGGATCAGACTGGGTCACAGTTGAATGACGATGGTAATGGAGGAGGTGTTGTTCTGAAGAAAGGGCCATGGACAGCTGCTGAAGATGTTATTTTGGTGGACTATGTCAATAAGCATGGAGAGGGGAATTGGAATGCTGTTCAGAAGTATTCAGGCCTTTCTCGTTGTGGAAAAAGTTGCCGATTGCGATGGGCCAATCACCTAAGGCCAAACTTAAAGAAAGGCGCATTTACTGCAGAAGAGGAGCAGATGATCGCTGAACTCCATGCCAAAATGGGAAACAAGTGGGCACGCATGGCAGCACAT tTGCCTGGTCGTACAGATAACGAAATAAAAAACTACTGGAACACCCGAATGAAGAGGCGTCAACGGGCTGGCTTGCCACTTTATCCTCCGGAAGTAGTACTGCAAGCATTTCAAGATAAAAAGCATGGCCAAAGTACTGCTGAAATCAGCGAAGGAGATGGAGGCCACCAGGATTTCATGGAGAAAAACAATTATGAGATACATGATGCTATATATGACAGTCTGAAGGAAACTCAGGGAATCTTACCTTTTGTGCCTGAGCTTCCTGATATTTCTGCTAATAGCATTCTGACAAATGTTCTTGGTTCTCCTCCATACTGTAATTTCCTGCCATCCACATTACCTAACCATGATCATCTTCATGAGTCATCCGTGTCTCTTCTTGGTTCCAGTGAATTGAACACTAATGGGTTTTATCCATTTGACCACTTTAAGGATAATACTTCTGATAAGTTTGCAGAATCATTTGGATTGCATTCTCCCCTTGATCATGGTGCCTCCTCATATGGCTCAATTTGTTACAGCCATTCATTATCGAATGACAATTACTCTACTTCTAAGCTGGCTTCTGAGGCTATGAAGTCAGAGCTCCCTTCACTCCAATATCCAGAAACTGAATTTGGTAGCTGGGGTACCTCTCCCCCGCCTCCATTGAATGATTCTACTGACATTTTCATCCATTCTCCTCAACCACCTTATGCACTGGACTCAGGTTCTTCTTCATCACTCAGTCGTTGCTTCCTTAATGAATTTCTTTGTCAGCAGGCGAAGACTCTTGGTTATTCAAAGAATAATTGGCCTGAGAGTTCAAATTCGTCCGTTGCAACTCCCGTTGATAGAGCTGAGAGTTCAGCTTTGAATGTGTACGAGACAGAGTGGGAAGATTATGCTGACCCTGTATCTCCCTTTGGCGCAACTTCAATCCTGAATGAGCATCCTGTTGTTGGCACCAACGGAAAGCCATGGGATGGATGGGAACCTTTTCAGACCTTTAGTG AAAACTCTGCAGGCAACAATGAGAAGTTGCAGTCAGTTGATCAGGTTTTGGCCCCTAAGAATGAAAATCAATCCATGTCTCTATTGAATCTCACTTGGCCAGATGTCTTGCTGGCCTCAGATTGGCACGAGCTGTATTCTGAGCACAACGGCATGAACCAAGCTGACATGATTGATGCTAGTGATAATTTCACGAGACAGTAA
- the LOC114187280 gene encoding vacuolar protein sorting-associated protein 26A, translated as MNYLLGAFKPACNVLISFNDGKNRKQVPFKKENGQMVTVPLFQSQENIAGKITVEPLQGKKIDHNGIKVELLGQIEMYFDRGNFYDFTSLVRELDVPGEIYERKTYAFEFSTVEMPYETYNGVNVRLRYVLKVTINRGYAGSIIEYQDFVVRNYSPPPEINNSIKMEVGIEDCLHIEFEYNKSKYHLKDVIIGKIYFLLVRIKIKNMDLEIRRRESTGSGTNTHVETETLAKFELMDGAPVRGESIPIRLFLSPYELTPTHRNINNKFSVKYFLNLVLVDEEDRRYFKQQEITMYRLQEETS; from the exons ATG aattactTGCTTGGAGCTTTCAAACCTGCGTGTAATGTCTTGATCTCGTTTAACGATGGGAAGAACCGGAAGCAG GTTccctttaaaaaggaaaatggtCAAATGGTTACAGTCCCACTTTTCCAAAGTCAAGAAAACATTGCTGGGAAG ATTACAGTAGAACCATTGCAAGGGAAGAAGATTGATCACAATGGTATAAAAGTTGAGCTCCTTGGACAGATAG AAATGTATTTTGACAGAGGAAATTTTTATGACTTTACTTCCCTCG TACGAGAACTGGATGTTCCTGGAGAAATTTATGAGAGGAAAACATATGCATTTGAATTTTCTACTGTTGAAATGCCATATGAAACTTATAATGGGGTGAATGTGAGGCTTAG GTATGTACTGAAAGTGACCATTAATCGGGGCTATGCTGGAAGCATAATAGAATACCAGGATTTCGTG GTTCGGAACTATTCTCCACCTCCAGAAATTAACAATAGCATCAAG ATGGAAGTTGGAATCGAAGATTGTCTACACATTGAATTTGAATACAATAAAAGCAA GTATCATCTGAAAGATGTCATCATTGGCAAGATCTACTTTTTACTTGTTAGAATCAAGATAAAAAACATGGATCTCGAGATTAGGCGTAGGGAATCCACAGGGTCAGGGACCAACACCCATGTTGAGACAGAAACATTGGCTAAATTTGAGTTGATGGATGGTGCTCCTGTTAGAG GTGAATCAATTCCCATCAGACTGTTCCTCAGTCCTTACGAGCTGACACCAACTCATCGCAACATTAATAACAAATTCAGTGTGAAGTACTTTTTAAATCTTGTGTTGGTTGATGAAGAGGACAGGCGATATTTCAAGCAGCAGGAGATCACAATGTATAGGCTGCAAGAAGAAACATCGTGA
- the LOC114193783 gene encoding transcription factor MYB33-like isoform X2 yields MGQMTHEIDDNVHGQDQTGSQLNDDGNGGGVVLKKGPWTAAEDVILVDYVNKHGEGNWNAVQKYSGLSRCGKSCRLRWANHLRPNLKKGAFTAEEEQMIAELHAKMGNKWARMAAHLPGRTDNEIKNYWNTRMKRRQRAGLPLYPPEVVLQAFQDKKHGQSTAEISEGDGGHQDFMEKNNYEIHDAIYDSLKETQGILPFVPELPDISANSILTNVLGSPPYCNFLPSTLPNHDHLHESSVSLLGSSELNTNGFYPFDHFKDNTSDKFAESFGLHSPLDHGASSYGSICYSHSLSNDNYSTSKLASEAMKSELPSLQYPETEFGSWGTSPPPPLNDSTDIFIHSPQPPYALDSGSSSSLSRCFLNEFLCQQAKTLGYSKNNWPESSNSSVATPVDRAESSALNVYETEWEDYADPVSPFGATSILNEHPVVGTNGKPWDGWEPFQTFSGNNEKLQSVDQVLAPKNENQSMSLLNLTWPDVLLASDWHELYSEHNGMNQADMIDASDNFTRQ; encoded by the exons ATGGGTCAAATGACACATGAGATTGATGACAATGTGCATGGTCAGGATCAGACTGGGTCACAGTTGAATGACGATGGTAATGGAGGAGGTGTTGTTCTGAAGAAAGGGCCATGGACAGCTGCTGAAGATGTTATTTTGGTGGACTATGTCAATAAGCATGGAGAGGGGAATTGGAATGCTGTTCAGAAGTATTCAGGCCTTTCTCGTTGTGGAAAAAGTTGCCGATTGCGATGGGCCAATCACCTAAGGCCAAACTTAAAGAAAGGCGCATTTACTGCAGAAGAGGAGCAGATGATCGCTGAACTCCATGCCAAAATGGGAAACAAGTGGGCACGCATGGCAGCACAT tTGCCTGGTCGTACAGATAACGAAATAAAAAACTACTGGAACACCCGAATGAAGAGGCGTCAACGGGCTGGCTTGCCACTTTATCCTCCGGAAGTAGTACTGCAAGCATTTCAAGATAAAAAGCATGGCCAAAGTACTGCTGAAATCAGCGAAGGAGATGGAGGCCACCAGGATTTCATGGAGAAAAACAATTATGAGATACATGATGCTATATATGACAGTCTGAAGGAAACTCAGGGAATCTTACCTTTTGTGCCTGAGCTTCCTGATATTTCTGCTAATAGCATTCTGACAAATGTTCTTGGTTCTCCTCCATACTGTAATTTCCTGCCATCCACATTACCTAACCATGATCATCTTCATGAGTCATCCGTGTCTCTTCTTGGTTCCAGTGAATTGAACACTAATGGGTTTTATCCATTTGACCACTTTAAGGATAATACTTCTGATAAGTTTGCAGAATCATTTGGATTGCATTCTCCCCTTGATCATGGTGCCTCCTCATATGGCTCAATTTGTTACAGCCATTCATTATCGAATGACAATTACTCTACTTCTAAGCTGGCTTCTGAGGCTATGAAGTCAGAGCTCCCTTCACTCCAATATCCAGAAACTGAATTTGGTAGCTGGGGTACCTCTCCCCCGCCTCCATTGAATGATTCTACTGACATTTTCATCCATTCTCCTCAACCACCTTATGCACTGGACTCAGGTTCTTCTTCATCACTCAGTCGTTGCTTCCTTAATGAATTTCTTTGTCAGCAGGCGAAGACTCTTGGTTATTCAAAGAATAATTGGCCTGAGAGTTCAAATTCGTCCGTTGCAACTCCCGTTGATAGAGCTGAGAGTTCAGCTTTGAATGTGTACGAGACAGAGTGGGAAGATTATGCTGACCCTGTATCTCCCTTTGGCGCAACTTCAATCCTGAATGAGCATCCTGTTGTTGGCACCAACGGAAAGCCATGGGATGGATGGGAACCTTTTCAGACCTTTAGTG GCAACAATGAGAAGTTGCAGTCAGTTGATCAGGTTTTGGCCCCTAAGAATGAAAATCAATCCATGTCTCTATTGAATCTCACTTGGCCAGATGTCTTGCTGGCCTCAGATTGGCACGAGCTGTATTCTGAGCACAACGGCATGAACCAAGCTGACATGATTGATGCTAGTGATAATTTCACGAGACAGTAA